In Stomoxys calcitrans chromosome 2, idStoCalc2.1, whole genome shotgun sequence, the following proteins share a genomic window:
- the LOC106093511 gene encoding cuticle protein 16.5 translates to MALKFVIALALVAAASAAAVVPAAPVLAKAVALEEFDPHPQYKYGYDVQDSLSGDSKGHVEERDGDVVRGEYSLIDADGFKRTVSYVADPINGFNAVVRREPLVAAAPVVAAPAPVVRAAPAPVVAAPAPVVAAPAPIVRAAPVVAAPAPVLRAAPFVAAPAPIVRAAPAPVVAAPAPLTYAASAPFVRAAAPVVAAPAFARSAPYVAAPFNYAAPLNYAAAAPLNYAAPAPLNYAAPAPYAVRHL, encoded by the exons ATGGCCTTAAAg TTTGTGATTGCCCTTGCTTTGGTTGCTGCCGCcagcgctgctgctgttgttccaGCTGCCCCTGTCTTGGCCAAAGCTGTTGCCTTAGAGGAATTCGATCCCCATCCCCAATACAAATACGGCTATGATGTTCAAGATTCTTTGTCCGGTGATTCCAAGGGTCATGTAGAAGAACGCGATGGCGATGTGGTTCGTGGTGAATACTCTTTGATTGATGCTGATGGCTTCAAACGCACTGTCAGCTATGTTGCTGATCCCATTAATGGCTTCAATGCTGTTGTGCGTCGTGAACCTCTTGTTGCTGCTGCTCCTGTTGTGGCTGCCCCAGCACCAGTTGTCAGAGCTGCTCCCGCCCCTGTGGTAGCTGCTCCTGCTCCCGTTGTAGCTGCCCCTGCTCCCATTGTAAGAGCTGCTCCTGTTGTTGCTGCCCCTGCTCCAGTTTTGAGAGCTGCTCCCTTCGTTGCTGCTCCTGCTCCAATTGTTAGAGCTGCTCCCGCACCTGTGGTTGCTGCCCCAGCTCCTTTGACTTATGCCGCCTCTGCACCCTTTGTCAGAGCGGCTGCTCCTGTAGTAGCTGCTCCAGCTTTTGCACGTAGCGCTCCCTATGTGGCTGCTCCTTTTAACTATGCTGCCCCCTTGAACTATGCTGCTGCTGCCCCCTTGAACTATGCTGCTCCTGCCCCCTTGAACTATGCTGCTCCTGCCCCCTATGCCGTGAGACATTTGTAA
- the LOC106093512 gene encoding larval cuticle protein A2B-like: protein MAFKFIAVLSLIAVANAGVLPLVQDHHHQTYEPQIYHTAAVPTTLVKADAPAQYKFAYDVNDQHTGDNHSHTEQRDGDLVHGEYSLIDADGFRRVVQYTVDPHSGFNAVVNRIPLEHVKTVVKQVAPVAYVAPTPTYVKQYAVPQAYHQHH, encoded by the exons ATGGCATTCAAA TTCATTGCTGTATTGTCCCTTATCGCTGTCGCCAACGCTGGTGTCTTACCTTTGGTCCAAGATCATCATCACCAGACCTATGAACCTCAAATCTACCACACTGCTGCTGTTCCCACAACTCTTGTCAAGGCTGATGCTCCCGCCCaatacaaatttgcctatgatGTTAATGACCAACATACCGGTGATAATCACAGCCATACGGAACAACGTGATGGTGATTTGGTCCATGGTGAATATTCCCTGATTGATGCCGATGGTTTCAGGCGTGTGGTCCAATACACCGTGGATCCTCATAGTGGATTTAATGCTGTTGTCAACCGTATTCCTTTGGAACATGTCAAAACTGTGGTGAAGCAAGTCGCTCCTGTAGCCTATGTTGCTCCCACTCCAACTTATGTTAAACAATATGCTGTTCCTCAAGCCTATCATCAACATCATTAA
- the LOC106093514 gene encoding larval cuticle protein A2B-like encodes MAFKYITILSLIAVASAGVLPLVQDHHHQAYEPQIYHSAAVPTLVKAVAPAQYKFAYDVNDHQTGDNHSHSEERDGDLVHGEYSLIDADGFRRVVQYTVDPHSGFNAVVNRIPLEHVKTVVKQVAPVAYVAPTPTYVKQYAVPQAYHQHH; translated from the exons ATGGCATTCAAA TACATCACTATCCTGTCCCTCATTGCTGTCGCCAGTGCTGGAGTCTTACCTTTGGTGCAAGATCACCATCATCAGGCCTATGAACCTCAAATCTATCACTCTGCTGCAGTTCCAACTCTTGTCAAGGCTGTTGCTCCCGCCCAATACAAATTTGCATATGATGTCAACGATCATCAAACTGGTGATAATCACAGTCATTCAGAGGAACGTGATGGTGATTTGGTTCATGGTGAATACTCCTTGATTGATGCCGATGGTTTCAGACGTGTGGTCCAATACACCGTGGATCCTCATAGTGGATTTAATGCTGTTGTCAACCGTATTCCTTTGGAACATGTCAAGACTGTGGTGAAGCAAGTCGCTCCCGTAGCCTATGTTGCTCCCACTCCAACTTATGTTAAACAATATGCTGTTCCTCAAGCCTATCATCAACACCATTAA
- the LOC106093513 gene encoding larval cuticle protein A2B-like, translated as MAFQYITILSLIAVASAGVLPLAQDHHHQTYEPQIYHTAAALVKDVAPAQYKFAYDVNDHQTGDNHSHSEERDGDLVHGEYSLIDADGFRRVVQYTVDPHSGFNAVVNRIPLEHTKTVVKQVAPVAYVAPTPTYVKQYAVPQAYHQHH; from the exons ATGGCATTCCAA TACATCACTATCCTGTCCCTCATTGCTGTCGCCAGTGCTGGTGTCTTACCTTTGGCCCAAGATCACCATCATCAGACCTATGAACCTCAAATCTATCACACAGCTGCTGCTCTTGTAAAGGATGTTGCTCCAGCCCAATACAAATTCGCCTATGATGTTAACGATCATCAAACCGGTGATAATCACAGTCATTCAGAGGAACGTGATGGTGATTTGGTTCATGGCGAATACTCCTTGATTGATGCCGATGGTTTCAGACGTGTGGTCCAATACACTGTGGATCCTCATAGTGGATTTAATGCTGTTGTCAACCGTATTCCTTTGGAACATACCAAGACTGTGGTGAAGCAAGTCGCTCCAGTGGCCTATGTTGCTCCCACACCAACTTATGTTAAACAATATGCTGTTCCTCAAGCCTATCATCAACATCATTAA
- the LOC106093516 gene encoding larval cuticle protein A2B-like, with translation MVFKFFTILSLIAVASAGGLPLVQDHHHQAYEPQVYHSVPAQYKFAYDVNDHQTGDNHSHSEERDGDLVHGEYSLIDADGFRRVVQYTVDPHSGFNAVVNRIPLEHVKTVVKQVAPVAYVAPTQTYAKQYAVPQAYHQYH, from the exons atggtaTTCAAA TTCTTCACTATCTTGTCCCTCATTGCTGTCGCCAGTGCTGGTGGTTTACCTTTGGTCCAAGATCATCATCATCAGGCCTATGAACCTCAAGTGTATCACTCTGTTCCCGCCCaatacaaatttgcctatgatGTTAATGATCATCAAACCGGTGATAATCACAGCCATTCGGAAGAACGTGATGGTGATTTGGTCCATGGTGAATACTCACTGATTGATGCCGATGGTTTCAGACGTGTAGTCCAATACACCGTGGATCCTCATAGTGGATTTAATGCTGTTGTCAACCGTATTCCTCTGGAACATGTGAAGACTGTGGTGAAGCAAGTCGCTCCAGTGGCCTATGTTGCTCCCACACAAACTTATGCTAAACAATATGCTGTTCCTCAAGCCTATCATCAATATCATTAA